In Shouchella patagoniensis, the following are encoded in one genomic region:
- a CDS encoding aminoglycoside 6-adenylyltransferase: protein MRTEKEMMALILEVAKQDKRVRAVGLNGSRTNPNAKKDPFQDYDVVFVVKDMDPFIKNEHWIDVFGERMIMQTPEDMDLFPPSLGGRFSYLMLFKDGNRIDLTLVPIEERDQWNGGERLAVVLLDKDGDLPKLPQPTDQDYWAKQPTYALFSDCCNEFWWVATYVAKGLWRGELIYAIDHLSIMRTMLLQMLEWQVGEKTNYKVSIGKSGKYLERYIRKEDWEKLVETYSKLDKKGIWSAFFVATDLFDDIAISVAKILELEYPFPYVNKVRAYIEHVCKLPQEAKEIY, encoded by the coding sequence GTGCGTACTGAAAAAGAAATGATGGCATTGATCTTAGAAGTGGCAAAGCAAGATAAACGTGTGCGTGCTGTTGGATTAAATGGTTCAAGGACAAATCCTAATGCTAAAAAAGACCCTTTTCAAGATTACGATGTGGTGTTTGTTGTAAAAGACATGGACCCATTTATAAAAAATGAACATTGGATTGATGTGTTTGGGGAACGAATGATCATGCAAACACCAGAAGATATGGACTTATTTCCACCAAGCCTTGGAGGGCGTTTTTCGTATTTAATGTTGTTCAAAGATGGGAATCGTATCGATCTTACACTTGTTCCGATTGAAGAGCGAGACCAATGGAATGGGGGCGAACGATTAGCTGTTGTTTTGTTAGATAAAGATGGAGATTTACCAAAATTACCACAACCAACAGATCAAGATTATTGGGCGAAACAGCCAACTTACGCACTCTTTTCCGATTGCTGCAATGAATTTTGGTGGGTAGCTACTTATGTTGCTAAAGGTCTATGGCGTGGCGAACTAATTTATGCAATAGATCATCTTTCGATTATGCGTACAATGCTCTTGCAAATGCTTGAATGGCAAGTTGGTGAGAAGACTAATTATAAAGTAAGTATTGGAAAGAGCGGCAAATATTTAGAAAGGTACATAAGAAAGGAAGACTGGGAAAAATTAGTAGAAACGTATTCTAAACTTGATAAAAAAGGGATATGGAGTGCTTTCTTTGTAGCGACTGATTTATTTGATGATATAGCTATTTCCGTAGCAAAGATTTTAGAGCTTGAATACCCATTCCCTTATGTAAACAAAGTGCGCGCATATATAGAACATGTATGTAAATTGCCCCAAGAGGCAAAAGAAATCTATTAA
- a CDS encoding metallophosphoesterase, with translation MLTTMFIPINGQRTHVISDIHGELNQFKRLLREIDYRKNDFLFINGDLWNLIPYLEKQPNSIFNEMLREQGVSLNYFPSIDELSTFYLLTTVTNSTGYLLSPTHTKQRSILLFMQGLPIN, from the coding sequence ATGCTTACTACTATGTTTATTCCAATTAACGGTCAACGTACCCATGTCATTTCTGATATCCATGGTGAATTAAATCAATTTAAACGCTTGTTACGAGAAATTGATTATCGGAAAAACGATTTCCTCTTTATAAACGGTGATCTATGGAATCTCATCCCTTACTTAGAAAAACAACCAAATTCAATTTTTAATGAAATGCTTCGAGAACAAGGTGTCAGCCTTAATTATTTCCCTTCGATTGATGAACTCTCCACTTTCTATTTACTCACTACAGTGACGAACTCAACTGGTTATCTTCTCTCCCCCACGCATACGAAACAGAGGAGCATATTATTGTTCATGCAGGGCTTACCGATCAACTAA
- a CDS encoding DUF421 domain-containing protein, translating into MANLLQTTVELTIGLFALLILTKVMGKTSFAQITPFDFISALILGELVGNAIYDNETRIGTILFSICIWGLLLYIIEWSTQKFRKTRKFFEGNPSIIIQNGHLNRKEMKRNKLDMNQLQHLLRQKDAFSVREVAFAILETDGTVSVMKKQKYDKPTYEDMKIKDKPVYLPVTFINDGIVDWENVKKAGLDEQWMKKQLIEHRIDHYREIFYLEWKYDEGVYIEKM; encoded by the coding sequence TTGGCTAACTTACTCCAAACAACAGTTGAGTTAACAATAGGACTTTTTGCATTGCTTATACTCACTAAGGTAATGGGTAAAACATCATTTGCACAAATCACACCATTTGATTTTATTTCTGCCTTAATTTTAGGTGAGCTTGTAGGAAACGCGATTTATGATAATGAAACTCGAATTGGGACTATTCTATTTTCCATATGTATTTGGGGGCTGCTCCTTTATATTATCGAATGGTCAACACAGAAATTCCGTAAAACGAGGAAATTCTTTGAAGGAAATCCATCAATTATTATCCAAAATGGGCATCTTAATCGTAAGGAAATGAAACGGAATAAACTTGATATGAACCAATTACAACATTTATTAAGGCAGAAAGATGCGTTTTCTGTACGGGAAGTCGCCTTTGCGATTCTAGAAACGGATGGAACAGTAAGCGTAATGAAAAAGCAAAAATATGATAAACCAACTTATGAAGATATGAAGATTAAAGATAAACCTGTTTATTTACCAGTAACGTTTATAAATGACGGCATCGTTGATTGGGAAAACGTAAAAAAAGCAGGACTTGATGAGCAGTGGATGAAAAAGCAGCTAATTGAGCACCGAATTGATCATTATCGTGAAATCTTTTACTTAGAGTGGAAGTATGATGAAGGTGTGTATATTGAGAAAATGTGA
- a CDS encoding ArsR/SmtB family transcription factor, translating to MMENYFDLDEETLFIVSQTFKALSDPTRIRILHLLAEKECAVGEIVDELSLGQSTVSHQLRFLKNLRLVKSRRVGTSMYYSPEDEHVMALLETTIKHAKHD from the coding sequence ATGATGGAGAACTATTTTGATCTTGATGAAGAGACGTTGTTTATTGTATCGCAAACATTTAAAGCGCTAAGTGATCCAACGCGGATTCGAATTCTTCACTTATTAGCAGAGAAAGAGTGCGCGGTTGGCGAAATTGTTGATGAGTTATCGCTTGGGCAATCAACGGTGTCCCACCAGCTACGATTCTTAAAAAATTTAAGACTTGTAAAATCACGTAGAGTTGGTACATCGATGTATTATTCTCCGGAAGATGAACATGTGATGGCTCTTTTGGAAACAACAATTAAACATGCGAAGCACGATTAG
- the ileS gene encoding isoleucine--tRNA ligase, which produces MTKETVYERELRIRKKWDADDTFKRSVENRNGKEHYVFYEGPPTANGMPHAGHALGRTMKDFVARYKTMSGYQVLRKAGWDTHGLPVELEVEKQLNIRGKDEIEAYGIENFIEKCKQSVFAYEHEWKQFTEALGYWVDMDHPYVTLRNPYIESVWNILSSIHEKGYLYKGHRVVPYCPHCETSLSSHEVAQGYKDVTDLSATAKFQLVDTENEYLLGWTTTPWTLPGNVAIAVNPELIYVKAKQSDAVYVVAESLATTVLGEECEILEKVKGSELIGLSYKAPFEYVEVDKGHQVIAADFVTDTSGTGLVHLAPAYGEDDYHAVKDNGFDFINVVNTKGQYVNAVTPLAGKFVKDSDVDIIKMLAARGLLFSKQKYEHSYPHCWRCDSPLLYYAMEGWFIRTTAVKEQMQANNKEVEWFPGHMKDGRFGNFLDQMVDWNIGRNRYWGTPLNVWTCQECEKEKSPRSISELREWAIDEVPDDIELHKPYVDAIQFSCTCGGTMNRTSEVIDVWFDSGSMPFAQYHFPFENKALAEQQFPADVVIEGVDQTRGWFYSLLAVSTLFTGKAPYKRVLSLGHILDEHGRKMSKSKGNALSPTELIEEFGADSLRWALLADSAPWNNKRFSKQTVSQTKSKVIDTLSNAHSFYSMYARIDGFEPDRDFQVAEVTMDRWVLSRLHTVVKEVKEALDAYDVTRGARTLALFLDELSNWYIRRSRQRFWASGMTSDKKAAFSTLYTVLTKTAQLMAPFAPFATEDLYSDLTGRSVHLTDFPTVDESMIDEVLESKMETVLSIVEQARSIRNTVGIKTKQPLSRLVAIANANAEALDLKEYAYIIQEETNVKEISFQTECNEGLELELKLNFQAAGPKLGKALGEVKQKLEQTSQEERLSYLETGTFSITLSSGEKTILTKEELLSEWKAKAGFAVSDGPVFTVLIDTTLTDELKDEGIMRELIRAVQTYRKELNLPVEQRIKLYLDGGEVFNRLIQSFEGLLQKSLVLDSLNIGDGSNLKRIQVEDYEVSIAIGE; this is translated from the coding sequence ATGACAAAAGAAACCGTATACGAAAGAGAACTTCGCATTCGTAAGAAGTGGGATGCAGACGATACATTTAAGCGCTCTGTGGAAAATCGAAATGGAAAAGAGCATTATGTTTTTTACGAAGGCCCTCCGACGGCGAATGGAATGCCGCACGCAGGTCATGCGCTTGGTAGAACAATGAAAGATTTTGTAGCTCGTTATAAAACGATGTCTGGTTATCAGGTTTTACGTAAAGCAGGATGGGATACACATGGATTGCCAGTCGAGTTGGAAGTGGAAAAGCAATTAAATATCCGTGGAAAAGATGAAATTGAAGCGTATGGAATTGAGAATTTCATTGAGAAATGTAAACAAAGCGTATTTGCGTATGAGCATGAGTGGAAGCAATTTACCGAAGCGCTTGGTTATTGGGTTGATATGGACCATCCATACGTCACTCTTCGTAATCCATATATTGAATCCGTCTGGAATATCCTCTCTAGTATTCATGAGAAAGGCTATTTGTATAAGGGACATCGAGTTGTTCCATACTGTCCTCACTGTGAAACATCGTTAAGTTCCCATGAAGTTGCCCAGGGTTATAAAGATGTTACTGACTTATCGGCAACAGCTAAATTTCAATTGGTGGATACAGAAAACGAATATTTGCTTGGCTGGACAACAACACCATGGACATTACCAGGAAATGTAGCAATTGCTGTTAATCCAGAACTTATTTATGTAAAAGCGAAACAAAGTGACGCTGTATATGTTGTGGCTGAATCGCTTGCTACGACTGTTTTAGGAGAAGAATGTGAAATTCTAGAAAAAGTAAAAGGTAGTGAACTTATTGGTCTTTCATACAAAGCTCCTTTTGAATATGTAGAAGTGGATAAAGGGCACCAAGTAATTGCTGCTGACTTTGTAACTGATACAAGTGGAACAGGACTTGTCCATCTTGCGCCTGCATACGGGGAAGACGATTATCATGCTGTAAAAGACAATGGATTTGATTTTATAAATGTTGTGAACACAAAAGGGCAATATGTAAATGCTGTAACACCACTTGCTGGAAAGTTTGTTAAAGATAGCGATGTGGATATTATTAAAATGCTTGCAGCAAGGGGCCTATTGTTTTCAAAACAAAAATACGAACATAGTTATCCCCACTGCTGGCGCTGTGACAGTCCGCTCTTGTATTATGCAATGGAAGGTTGGTTCATCCGGACCACGGCCGTAAAGGAACAGATGCAAGCAAATAACAAGGAAGTCGAGTGGTTTCCTGGCCATATGAAGGATGGTCGCTTTGGTAATTTCCTCGATCAAATGGTGGATTGGAATATAGGAAGAAATCGCTATTGGGGCACTCCTCTTAATGTATGGACGTGCCAAGAATGTGAGAAGGAGAAATCCCCGCGTTCGATTAGCGAGTTACGAGAGTGGGCAATAGATGAAGTACCGGATGATATAGAGCTTCACAAGCCATATGTGGATGCCATTCAGTTTTCATGTACTTGTGGAGGGACAATGAATCGAACAAGTGAAGTGATCGACGTCTGGTTTGATAGTGGATCAATGCCATTTGCCCAGTATCATTTCCCGTTTGAAAATAAAGCACTGGCAGAGCAACAATTCCCTGCGGATGTCGTTATTGAAGGGGTTGACCAAACAAGAGGTTGGTTTTACAGTTTGCTAGCTGTATCCACACTCTTTACAGGCAAGGCTCCATATAAACGGGTTTTATCCCTTGGGCATATTTTAGATGAGCATGGGCGCAAAATGTCTAAAAGTAAAGGGAATGCGTTAAGTCCCACAGAGCTAATTGAAGAATTTGGTGCTGACTCTCTTAGGTGGGCGCTACTTGCTGATAGTGCACCATGGAATAATAAGCGCTTCTCAAAACAGACAGTGAGTCAAACAAAATCTAAAGTAATTGATACTTTGTCAAATGCACATTCGTTTTATTCGATGTATGCACGAATCGATGGTTTTGAACCCGACCGAGATTTCCAAGTAGCAGAAGTCACAATGGATCGATGGGTATTATCTCGGCTGCATACTGTAGTTAAAGAAGTAAAAGAAGCATTAGATGCATATGATGTTACGAGAGGGGCTCGGACACTTGCTCTCTTTCTTGATGAACTCAGCAATTGGTATATTCGTAGATCACGACAACGTTTTTGGGCAAGTGGGATGACCAGTGATAAAAAGGCTGCTTTTAGTACCCTATATACGGTCCTCACAAAAACGGCACAACTAATGGCACCCTTTGCACCATTTGCAACAGAAGATCTTTACTCAGACCTTACTGGAAGAAGTGTTCATTTAACTGATTTTCCTACCGTTGATGAGTCGATGATTGATGAAGTACTTGAATCAAAGATGGAAACTGTGCTTTCTATTGTAGAACAAGCTCGTTCAATTCGAAATACTGTGGGGATTAAAACGAAACAGCCTTTAAGTCGACTAGTGGCAATCGCAAACGCAAACGCAGAGGCTCTGGATCTCAAAGAATATGCGTATATCATTCAAGAGGAAACGAATGTAAAAGAAATCAGTTTTCAAACTGAATGTAATGAAGGCTTGGAGTTAGAATTGAAATTGAATTTCCAAGCAGCTGGACCTAAGCTAGGGAAAGCACTTGGTGAAGTGAAGCAGAAGCTAGAGCAGACAAGTCAGGAAGAGAGGTTGTCTTATTTAGAAACAGGAACGTTTTCGATCACTTTGTCATCAGGTGAGAAAACGATACTCACAAAAGAAGAGCTTCTTTCAGAGTGGAAGGCGAAAGCTGGATTTGCTGTTTCTGATGGGCCGGTGTTTACGGTTCTTATAGATACAACGTTAACGGATGAATTAAAAGACGAAGGCATTATGCGAGAGCTCATCCGTGCGGTGCAAACGTATCGAAAAGAACTCAACCTTCCAGTAGAACAGAGAATTAAACTGTATCTTGATGGTGGCGAAGTGTTTAATCGCTTGATTCAATCATTCGAGGGACTCTTGCAAAAGAGTCTTGTGTTGGATTCATTAAATATTGGAGATGGATCAAATCTAAAAAGAATTCAAGTGGAAGACTATGAAGTAAGCATTGCTATAGGTGAATAA
- a CDS encoding sulfite exporter TauE/SafE family protein, producing MTLFFFICIVLAASILQTSTGFGFSIIATPLLLLLFAPETAIQLNLVLSIMISLALVFKLFADINLTIVKRLVLGSLMGAPIGVAFLTLVAADVLKIVVGLLLIGVTGVLIKQLTLRQSSKRDGVVGFSRLCIFFL from the coding sequence GTGACTTTGTTCTTTTTTATCTGCATTGTACTAGCAGCATCTATTTTGCAAACTAGTACAGGGTTTGGATTCTCAATTATTGCCACACCTTTATTATTATTACTATTTGCACCGGAAACAGCTATCCAATTAAATTTGGTCTTATCCATTATGATATCACTTGCCTTGGTTTTTAAACTGTTTGCTGATATCAATCTTACTATTGTAAAACGATTAGTTTTAGGAAGTCTAATGGGCGCACCGATTGGGGTTGCGTTTTTAACATTGGTTGCTGCTGATGTACTAAAAATCGTAGTTGGTCTATTATTAATTGGTGTTACCGGTGTCCTTATCAAGCAACTAACATTAAGGCAATCGTCAAAGCGAGATGGGGTTGTTGGTTTTTCTCGATTATGTATATTCTTTCTTTAA
- a CDS encoding bifunctional 5,10-methylenetetrahydrofolate dehydrogenase/5,10-methenyltetrahydrofolate cyclohydrolase, which yields MKEPMILDGQEVSKSIKEQLALQVETLKEKGVTPCLATILVGEDPASATYVRMKGNACRRLGIESKKIELPIDTTTEQLLKTIRELNEDKAIHGILLQHPVPEQIDERAAFDEIAIEKDVDGVTTLGFAQNAFGFANYPSCTPAAIMAILDHYDLPIEGKHAVVVGRSPILGKPVSQMLLNRNATVTTCHSRTSNLSEHVKQADIVVAAVGKPEFIQGDWIKAGAVVLDAGYNKGNIGDCEYNGCAERASAITPVPGGVGPVTISMLLKHTVESAERSAQ from the coding sequence ATGAAGGAGCCCATGATTTTAGACGGACAGGAAGTATCAAAAAGCATAAAAGAACAATTAGCTCTACAAGTTGAGACGTTAAAAGAAAAAGGCGTAACTCCGTGTCTGGCGACAATTCTTGTTGGTGAAGATCCTGCATCGGCTACGTATGTACGCATGAAAGGAAACGCTTGTAGACGACTCGGTATTGAGTCGAAGAAAATTGAATTGCCGATAGATACGACAACTGAGCAGTTGCTAAAAACGATTCGCGAGCTAAATGAAGATAAAGCAATACATGGTATATTGCTGCAGCATCCTGTACCAGAACAAATTGATGAACGTGCAGCATTTGATGAAATTGCAATCGAGAAAGACGTAGACGGTGTGACAACACTCGGCTTTGCTCAGAATGCGTTTGGATTCGCTAACTATCCATCGTGTACACCAGCGGCAATCATGGCTATATTAGATCATTATGATCTTCCGATTGAAGGAAAGCATGCAGTTGTAGTTGGACGAAGCCCTATCCTTGGAAAACCTGTTTCACAAATGTTATTAAACAGAAATGCTACAGTCACAACATGCCATTCGCGTACTTCAAATCTTAGTGAGCATGTAAAGCAGGCAGATATTGTTGTTGCTGCTGTTGGAAAACCTGAATTTATCCAAGGTGATTGGATTAAAGCAGGGGCTGTCGTACTTGACGCTGGTTATAATAAAGGGAATATTGGTGACTGTGAGTATAATGGGTGTGCCGAACGTGCGTCTGCCATTACTCCAGTTCCAGGCGGGGTTGGTCCAGTTACCATTTCAATGTTGTTAAAACATACGGTTGAATCAGCAGAACGTTCTGCGCAATAA
- a CDS encoding YjcZ family sporulation protein, giving the protein MSYAGGAGGYGAGGGFALVVVLFILLIIIGASYVGGGYGY; this is encoded by the coding sequence ATGTCTTACGCAGGTGGAGCAGGCGGTTATGGAGCTGGCGGTGGATTTGCATTAGTTGTTGTTCTATTCATTTTGCTTATCATCATCGGAGCTTCTTATGTAGGTGGCGGTTACGGTTACTAA
- a CDS encoding superoxide dismutase family protein: MRMRNVLGLCAASALLTACGDSGEIEAPLEENADSTIGQPSAVAQMNDTNGDSVGEVHFYEEGNLTRVSATVEGLSPGYHGFHLHEESMCEVNEEEDPFESAGGHYHSDDDEHGSHTGDMPSLFVIEDGTAQLSFTTDAFSTEDLIETTSVMIHEDPDNFGHIPDRYTSDEQETSGPDEETATTGDAGDRIACGVVEAS, from the coding sequence ATGAGAATGCGGAACGTCTTAGGGCTTTGTGCAGCATCCGCCCTTCTCACTGCATGTGGGGACAGCGGGGAAATTGAAGCACCTCTCGAAGAAAACGCCGACAGTACCATCGGACAACCCTCAGCTGTTGCCCAAATGAATGACACGAATGGTGACTCCGTTGGGGAAGTGCATTTTTATGAGGAAGGTAACCTTACAAGAGTCTCTGCGACGGTTGAAGGACTTTCCCCTGGCTATCATGGCTTTCATCTTCATGAAGAAAGCATGTGTGAAGTAAACGAAGAAGAAGATCCTTTTGAATCTGCAGGCGGTCATTATCATAGCGATGATGATGAACACGGCTCTCATACTGGTGATATGCCTTCATTATTTGTAATTGAAGACGGCACAGCTCAACTCTCGTTTACTACAGATGCTTTTTCGACAGAGGACCTTATTGAAACGACCTCTGTAATGATTCATGAAGATCCAGATAATTTCGGTCATATCCCGGATCGCTATACGTCAGATGAACAAGAGACAAGTGGACCAGACGAAGAAACGGCTACAACCGGTGATGCTGGTGATCGAATTGCTTGTGGTGTTGTGGAAGCATCTTAG
- a CDS encoding N-acetylmuramoyl-L-alanine amidase family protein: protein MYIKKRVAICGIALIATLSSWSLSNSIAKADVSGKTIVIDPGHGGNDPGAVANGLEEKEVVLDVAVQTKQMLEAAGAEVLMSRQADTYIGLNERAQMANANQADTFVSIHANAWEQPSANGTETYHFPSSVQGRALAESLQNELVVELGRTDRGVKSANFNVLKQTVMPAALVELAFVTNVEEAELMKTAAFREQAAEAIYQGLMSYH, encoded by the coding sequence ATGTACATAAAAAAAAGAGTAGCAATATGTGGGATAGCTTTAATAGCTACTTTAAGTAGTTGGTCTCTATCAAATTCGATTGCTAAAGCAGATGTATCTGGAAAGACGATCGTGATCGATCCAGGGCATGGTGGCAATGATCCTGGGGCTGTAGCAAACGGTTTGGAAGAAAAAGAAGTTGTCCTAGATGTTGCGGTGCAAACTAAGCAAATGCTAGAAGCAGCTGGGGCAGAAGTGTTAATGAGTAGACAAGCAGATACGTATATTGGTTTAAATGAGCGGGCTCAAATGGCAAACGCTAATCAAGCGGATACGTTTGTTAGCATTCATGCAAATGCGTGGGAACAACCAAGTGCAAATGGCACAGAAACGTATCATTTCCCATCGAGTGTACAAGGAAGAGCGCTTGCAGAGTCACTTCAAAATGAGTTAGTTGTTGAATTGGGTCGAACGGACCGAGGCGTCAAATCAGCTAATTTTAATGTGTTAAAACAAACAGTAATGCCAGCAGCTCTAGTGGAATTAGCATTTGTGACAAATGTTGAGGAAGCAGAGCTAATGAAGACGGCAGCTTTCAGGGAGCAAGCAGCAGAAGCGATTTATCAAGGTTTAATGAGCTATCATTAA
- a CDS encoding GNAT family N-acetyltransferase, with amino-acid sequence MFVSDRLRLRKMSDEDIRVYHTWRNDIDVMYSTSPALDLYTYEETKLFVESVILSTETSKSYIIEEKETNQPIGLTSLIHIDMKNRNAECIIDIGDKNSWGKGYGTEAFTLLLNYAFLELNLHRVFLRVFSANHKAIRLYEKLGFKHEGSSREALYRQGKWQDIVQMGLLKKEYT; translated from the coding sequence ATGTTTGTTTCTGACAGATTACGCTTGCGCAAGATGAGTGATGAAGATATTCGAGTCTACCATACATGGCGTAATGACATTGATGTCATGTATTCAACGAGCCCTGCTCTTGACCTGTATACATACGAAGAAACTAAACTGTTTGTTGAATCAGTTATTCTTAGTACCGAAACGTCAAAAAGCTATATCATTGAAGAAAAAGAGACCAATCAACCGATTGGTCTTACATCACTTATTCATATCGATATGAAAAACCGTAACGCGGAATGTATCATTGATATTGGCGATAAGAACAGTTGGGGTAAAGGATACGGGACAGAAGCATTCACATTACTTCTTAACTATGCTTTTTTAGAATTAAATTTACATCGTGTTTTTCTAAGAGTATTTTCCGCTAATCATAAAGCCATTCGGCTTTACGAAAAGCTAGGTTTTAAGCATGAAGGATCGAGTAGAGAAGCATTATACAGGCAAGGCAAATGGCAAGATATCGTTCAAATGGGATTATTAAAGAAAGAATATACATAA
- the liaF gene encoding cell wall-active antibiotics response protein LiaF, with translation MKRNRTDIAAYIFFALLAATFLELLLAVGPFIVMVGSAAMIYYGLKRMDRKKGKWLFYSGLVFFILALLSSTFFMLTLFGSLFYSMYLFWEKARKPHVFNVTIDDDALSEKATFRKAFFFRNIIFGDQRAEEQVFSSDNINIQTGIGTTNIHFENTVLPKGDTVVIIRGFIGRIQLYVPYDAGVSVEHSTFFGHSDVFDQEKTGFNQNIIVTNNQYEDAPRRLRIYTSLVAGDIEVMYR, from the coding sequence ATGAAAAGAAACCGGACAGATATAGCAGCATACATTTTCTTTGCCTTGCTCGCTGCTACCTTTCTGGAGTTGTTGTTAGCGGTAGGGCCATTTATTGTGATGGTTGGTTCCGCAGCGATGATTTATTATGGTCTAAAACGGATGGATCGTAAAAAAGGGAAATGGCTTTTTTACTCTGGGCTTGTGTTTTTTATATTAGCTCTTTTGTCTTCAACCTTTTTTATGCTCACTTTGTTTGGCTCGTTGTTTTATTCCATGTACTTATTTTGGGAAAAAGCCCGAAAACCTCATGTTTTTAATGTAACAATTGATGACGATGCCCTTTCAGAGAAGGCAACTTTTCGAAAAGCCTTCTTTTTCCGAAACATCATTTTTGGCGATCAGCGGGCTGAAGAACAAGTATTTTCTAGTGACAATATTAATATCCAGACAGGTATTGGTACAACAAATATTCACTTTGAAAATACTGTCCTGCCAAAAGGCGACACAGTTGTCATTATTCGTGGTTTTATTGGCCGCATTCAATTATATGTACCGTATGATGCAGGTGTTTCAGTGGAACACTCGACTTTTTTTGGTCATTCAGATGTGTTTGATCAGGAAAAAACAGGTTTTAATCAGAATATAATCGTTACAAATAACCAGTATGAAGATGCTCCTAGGAGATTACGGATTTATACGTCCCTTGTGGCTGGAGATATAGAGGTGATGTATCGATGA
- a CDS encoding PspA/IM30 family protein: MSIFKQIKDQVTADIESILEKNEKPFGQHETKYEVESKKLDKQMKQWKQSIEKQRKLEHYFYKEWQDSAQMAEKRQKQLEIAQEADADELIEQASNELAGYEELAREYEESYNEQKERVKKLETRGQELQFLRKKIRRMQLNVIAREEESKLEKGAAKWTYYSEENGVLEEEIEEEAQVSQKEEHTGDFDTRIAELKKEIDNKRKDEGKEPIV; the protein is encoded by the coding sequence ATGTCTATATTCAAACAGATTAAAGACCAAGTAACAGCGGACATTGAGTCCATATTAGAAAAGAATGAGAAACCTTTTGGTCAACATGAAACAAAGTATGAAGTAGAATCAAAGAAATTGGATAAGCAGATGAAACAATGGAAACAGTCGATTGAAAAACAACGAAAGTTGGAACACTACTTTTATAAAGAGTGGCAAGATTCAGCACAAATGGCGGAAAAACGTCAAAAACAACTGGAAATTGCACAAGAGGCAGACGCAGACGAGTTAATTGAACAAGCAAGCAATGAGCTTGCAGGTTATGAAGAGCTTGCTAGAGAGTATGAGGAATCTTACAACGAACAAAAAGAACGAGTGAAAAAATTGGAAACGCGTGGCCAAGAATTGCAATTTCTCCGCAAAAAAATTCGCCGGATGCAATTGAATGTGATTGCTCGAGAAGAGGAAAGCAAGCTTGAGAAAGGCGCGGCGAAGTGGACCTATTATTCAGAGGAAAATGGAGTATTAGAAGAAGAGATCGAAGAAGAAGCTCAAGTTAGTCAAAAAGAAGAACATACAGGTGATTTTGACACCCGTATTGCTGAATTAAAGAAAGAAATTGACAATAAACGTAAAGACGAAGGAAAAGAACCTATAGTATAA